Proteins found in one Corynebacterium sanguinis genomic segment:
- a CDS encoding excalibur calcium-binding domain-containing protein codes for MSTSVIATGVSSNPVRKPYLFSQILAWAAFVLGLLSVVGGIGAWSFRDFLTGVFFGLALLIPSVWWFHCSRVDAVNQRDYEETLATQAALSPLLGEDDAEIRVGMGMITPPNRVDRRWPLVVGAAVTSFVLGGLISPPTAPDEASATAETSTPPMTVSSTTSSPPTTTRNTEAEASSSRAAALSSSAAASSSALVESIRAEERAKLEQEMAESSRASPLSEAEQQNVPQGFVAPAPEPTRAPAPAAVPAPAQSASYGNCTAVWNAIGSPIYQGQPGYGSHLDRDGDGVGCEKDPR; via the coding sequence ATGAGCACTTCTGTGATCGCGACGGGTGTCAGCAGCAATCCCGTTCGTAAGCCCTACTTATTCAGCCAGATTTTGGCGTGGGCCGCCTTCGTTCTTGGTCTCCTTTCCGTTGTGGGAGGGATCGGCGCATGGTCGTTTCGCGACTTCCTTACCGGAGTTTTCTTTGGTCTCGCATTACTGATTCCCTCCGTGTGGTGGTTCCACTGCAGCAGAGTCGACGCTGTCAATCAGCGGGACTACGAAGAGACTTTAGCGACGCAAGCCGCGCTCTCTCCTTTGCTGGGCGAGGATGATGCCGAGATAAGGGTTGGTATGGGAATGATTACTCCACCCAACCGAGTCGATCGGCGCTGGCCGCTGGTGGTTGGAGCTGCAGTGACCTCATTCGTCTTGGGTGGCCTGATTTCACCTCCGACCGCCCCCGACGAGGCGAGCGCGACGGCTGAAACGAGCACCCCACCCATGACTGTCAGTTCCACTACTAGCTCGCCGCCAACCACAACACGGAATACTGAAGCAGAGGCTTCGAGCTCTCGGGCGGCTGCGTTGTCTTCTAGCGCGGCGGCGTCTAGCAGTGCATTGGTCGAGAGCATTCGAGCCGAAGAACGAGCGAAGTTGGAACAGGAGATGGCTGAAAGTTCCCGGGCCTCGCCCTTGTCCGAAGCCGAGCAGCAGAACGTCCCACAGGGCTTCGTTGCGCCAGCGCCGGAACCAACACGGGCCCCAGCCCCTGCAGCGGTTCCTGCACCCGCCCAGTCGGCATCCTATGGCAACTGCACGGCAGTATGGAATGCCATCGGCAGCCCGATTTACCAGGGGCAGCCAGGTTACGGCAGCCATCTCGATCGAGATGGTGACGGCGTTGGCTGCGAGAAGGACCCTCGCTAG
- a CDS encoding alpha/beta hydrolase family protein, producing the protein MTTETQWVKAPEGDVPAAPSGGTTYRVRYQAQGARAEVPMTGLVTIPANPRPDGAIVSWAHGTTGLSTSSAPSLYAEGDPIERYIPHWTRFLQGWLDAGYIVTQPDYEGLGVEEVGGTYMHRGSLASAINRLVEETAAKFSPGANWVNVGFSQGGYAALAAADAPADNLLATVAIAPGDTELVNKNLRLMGIRPVDVAKMLKGKGVRFFPIVIAGALNAFEGVHASDFLSERGAELVEKAEQVTLPELTDFVTDVSGGELFISKADTRKMQNLLDEQRLELMEPKGPILVLAGDSDTTINREAVKATIASWKGKGVDVEYREVPDSDHNGSVNNSYDLQVEWIAQHVG; encoded by the coding sequence ATGACCACTGAAACCCAATGGGTTAAAGCTCCAGAAGGTGACGTGCCCGCAGCCCCGAGCGGCGGTACGACGTACCGGGTTCGCTACCAAGCCCAGGGTGCCCGCGCCGAGGTGCCCATGACCGGGTTGGTCACCATCCCAGCTAACCCACGCCCGGACGGCGCGATCGTGAGCTGGGCGCACGGCACCACGGGGCTGTCCACCTCGAGTGCTCCGTCACTGTATGCGGAGGGCGACCCGATTGAGCGCTACATCCCGCACTGGACACGCTTCCTGCAAGGCTGGCTGGATGCCGGGTACATCGTCACTCAGCCAGACTATGAGGGCCTTGGTGTCGAGGAAGTTGGCGGCACCTACATGCACCGCGGCTCGCTGGCGTCGGCAATCAACCGCCTCGTGGAGGAAACCGCCGCAAAGTTCTCCCCCGGCGCGAACTGGGTCAACGTGGGCTTTAGCCAAGGCGGCTACGCTGCGCTTGCCGCCGCCGACGCCCCCGCAGACAACTTGTTGGCCACCGTCGCTATCGCCCCCGGTGACACCGAGCTCGTGAACAAGAACCTGCGGCTGATGGGCATCCGCCCGGTGGACGTGGCCAAGATGCTCAAAGGCAAGGGCGTGCGCTTCTTCCCCATCGTCATCGCCGGCGCGCTCAACGCTTTCGAAGGTGTCCACGCCTCGGACTTCCTCAGCGAGCGCGGGGCAGAGCTCGTCGAAAAGGCCGAGCAGGTCACACTCCCCGAGCTCACTGACTTCGTCACCGACGTCTCCGGCGGAGAGCTGTTCATCTCCAAGGCGGACACAAGAAAGATGCAAAACCTGCTCGACGAGCAGCGCCTCGAACTGATGGAGCCCAAGGGGCCGATCCTCGTACTCGCCGGCGACAGCGACACCACCATCAACCGGGAGGCCGTCAAGGCCACCATCGCCTCCTGGAAGGGCAAGGGCGTCGACGTTGAGTACCGGGAAGTGCCGGACTCCGACCACAACGGCTCGGTCAACAACAGCTACGACTTGCAGGTGGAGTGGATCGCCCAGCACGTGGGGTAG
- the ppk2 gene encoding polyphosphate kinase 2 produces the protein MAQDHKEDDLPMINLAEIEGYWVDDSDDDDPVLLKSDGTPIETWRENYPYDERMSRDEYEKTKRALQIELLKWQNWTKDTGQRHIILFEGRDAAGKGGTIKRFNEHLNPRGARTVALEKPSPRESTSWYFQRYIEHFPSAGEIVFFDRSWYNRSGVERVMGFCTESQHAEFLREVPMLENMILGSGISLTKFWFSVTQKEQRTRFAIRQVDPVRQWKLSPMDLASLDKWDDYTRAKEEQFRYTDTDESPWITIKSNDKKRARLNAMRYILSKFEYTNKDHEVVGEPDPQIVKRGRDQIGD, from the coding sequence ATGGCACAAGACCACAAAGAAGACGACCTGCCAATGATCAACCTCGCCGAAATCGAGGGCTACTGGGTCGACGACTCCGACGACGACGACCCGGTTCTGCTCAAGTCCGACGGCACCCCGATTGAAACGTGGCGCGAAAACTACCCGTACGACGAACGCATGTCGCGCGACGAGTACGAAAAAACCAAGCGCGCCCTGCAGATCGAGCTTCTGAAGTGGCAGAACTGGACCAAGGACACCGGCCAGCGCCACATCATCCTCTTCGAGGGCCGCGACGCCGCCGGCAAGGGCGGCACAATTAAGCGCTTCAATGAGCACCTCAACCCGCGCGGAGCGCGCACGGTCGCGTTGGAGAAGCCGTCGCCACGCGAAAGCACCTCCTGGTACTTCCAGCGCTACATCGAGCACTTCCCGTCGGCAGGCGAGATCGTGTTCTTCGACCGCTCCTGGTACAACCGCTCCGGCGTGGAGCGCGTCATGGGTTTCTGCACTGAGTCGCAACACGCAGAGTTCCTGCGTGAGGTGCCCATGCTGGAGAATATGATCTTGGGCTCCGGCATCTCGCTGACCAAGTTCTGGTTCTCCGTGACGCAAAAGGAGCAGCGCACCCGCTTCGCCATTCGCCAGGTCGACCCCGTGCGCCAGTGGAAATTGTCCCCGATGGACCTGGCCTCGCTGGATAAGTGGGACGACTACACCCGCGCGAAAGAGGAGCAGTTCCGCTACACCGACACCGACGAGTCGCCCTGGATCACGATTAAATCCAACGACAAGAAGCGCGCCCGCCTCAACGCCATGCGCTACATCCTGAGCAAGTTCGAGTACACCAACAAGGACCACGAGGTCGTCGGCGAGCCGGACCCGCAGATTGTCAAACGCGGCCGCGACCAGATCGGCGACTAG
- a CDS encoding enoyl-CoA hydratase-related protein: MLVTSSAHGSVVVVTLNRDEKRNALSTELIRELGSALDDAQHSARAIVLTGAGSVFSAGADLDENEFQGSFFDDFFTVIRALRTAAAPIIAHVNGLAIGAGMMLTMACDIRVAAQSARFVLPVGDMAIGVNEWVVRTLTELLGGSRARAMLLAGAALDVDTAVTSGYATAGSFEQAMELAELVAGKAPLTLRNVKAEFAPDLFTAAEREAALRAPFESDDIKEVGRARSEGRPVLFRGL, from the coding sequence GTGCTGGTTACCTCCTCGGCCCACGGCAGCGTCGTGGTGGTCACCCTCAACCGGGATGAAAAGCGCAACGCCCTGTCCACTGAGTTGATACGCGAGCTCGGCAGCGCGCTCGATGACGCGCAGCACAGCGCCCGCGCCATCGTGCTCACCGGCGCTGGCTCCGTCTTTAGCGCCGGCGCGGACCTGGACGAAAACGAATTTCAGGGCAGCTTCTTCGACGACTTCTTCACAGTCATCCGCGCCCTGCGCACCGCAGCTGCACCCATCATCGCCCACGTCAACGGTCTCGCCATCGGCGCCGGCATGATGCTGACCATGGCGTGCGACATCCGCGTCGCGGCGCAAAGCGCGCGCTTTGTTCTGCCCGTCGGGGACATGGCCATCGGCGTCAACGAATGGGTCGTGCGCACGCTGACAGAACTGCTCGGCGGCTCACGAGCCCGGGCGATGCTGCTGGCAGGCGCTGCGCTGGATGTCGATACCGCCGTCACCAGCGGGTACGCCACCGCCGGTTCCTTCGAGCAGGCGATGGAGCTTGCAGAACTGGTGGCCGGGAAAGCGCCGTTAACCCTGCGCAACGTAAAAGCGGAGTTCGCGCCCGATCTGTTCACCGCAGCCGAGCGCGAAGCCGCGCTGCGTGCACCATTCGAATCGGACGACATCAAAGAGGTGGGCCGCGCCCGCTCAGAGGGGCGACCGGTGCTGTTCAGGGGGCTCTAG